The Triticum aestivum cultivar Chinese Spring chromosome 5A, IWGSC CS RefSeq v2.1, whole genome shotgun sequence genomic sequence TGGTGGCCGCGCGAGCTCATCCATGGTCCTTGACTCCCCCCGGCGGTGCGCCGTGTCTTTTTTCGTCGTGTGTGCAGGTTGCTGATCTTCCAGGAGGCGCCGCGCGGGAGCACGGTTGGGAGCAGGGGAGGAGATGTGCCGCGGGATTCATCTGTGGCTCCGCACAACAACTGCGTGGATTACGACGGCGATGGGAGCATGGAGAATGGCCCAGCGGAGTCGGGGGAGTCGGCCGTCAAGCCGGCTCCACGGTCGCCGGACTGGATGAAGAGGTACAAGGAAGCAAATTCTTCTGAATGTTTTAACCCGTAATTCGTTTTCAACCTGCTGTTCTGTTCTGGTAATGGTGATGTTGTGTAAAATAACCAAAAATTCAGTGGTGCTCTCTGTGTCTATTACCACCAGAGCCAGTCAGCCAGAGGATTCATCCCATAAAAAATGTAGGGGGAAAGGGGTTGAGCCAATTGAGTGGTGCGCCCCATGAATTGCTTCTGTATTAGACAGTACGGGATTGCTTTGTTTGTCTAGTGCCTGTGGTTTGTTTAGGATCCCCGCTACCACAGAGATTAGAAAAGATTTTGAATTAGTGCTACCGTATCGTTACGCATGAGGCATGACCAGCAGGCAAGTGTGGGCGGTTTTGGGGAGGGAGGGATGTTTGTTGTCTGGCTTTGTTTCTGTCGCATATGTTCACCATCCATCCCATCTAGGGGCCAGAGGGATCGATGATTTCCCTGTGGATCCGATACGCATCTGTATTCTGTGGTGGCCGCGCGAGCTCATCCATGGTCCTTGACTCCCCCCGGCGGCGCGCCGTGTCTTTTTTCGTCGTGTGTGCAGGTTGCTGATCTTCCAGGAGGCGCCGCGCGGGAGCGCGGTTGGGAGCAGGGGAGGAGATGTGCTGCGGGATTCATCTGTGGCTCCGCACAACAACTGCGTGGAGTACGACGGCGATGGGAGCATGGAGAATGGCCCAGCGGAGTCGGGGGAGTCGGCCATCAAGCCGGCTCCACGGTCGCCGGACTGGATGAAGAGGTACAAGGAAGCAAATTCTTCTGAATGTTTTAACCCGTAATTCGTTTTCAACCTGCTGTTCTGTTCTGGTAATGGTGATGTTGTGTAAAATAACCAAAAATTCAGTGGTGCTCTCTGTGTCTATTACCACCAGAGCCAGTCAGCCAGAGGATTCATCCCATAAAAAAATGTAAGGGGAAAGGGGTTGAGCCAATTGAGTGGTGCGCCCCATGAATTGCTTCTGTATTAGACAGTATGGGATTGCTTTGTTTGTCTAGTGCCTGTGGTTTGTTTAGGATCCCCGCTACCACAGAGATTAGAAAAGATTTTGAATTAGTGCTACTGTATCGTTACGCATGAGGCATGACCAGCAGGCAAGTGTGGGCGGTTTTGGGGAGGGAGGGATGTTTGTTGTCTGGCTTTGTTTCTGTCGCATATGTTCACCATCGATCCCATCTAGGGGCCAGAGGGATCGATGATTTCCCTGTGGATCCGATACGCATCTGTATTCTGTGGTGGCCGCGCGAGCTCATCCATGGTCCTTGACTCCCCCCGGCGGCGCGCCGTGTCTTTTTTCGTCGTGTGTGCAGGTTGCTGATCTTCCAGGAGGCGCCGCGCGGGAGCGCGGTTGGGAGCAGGGGAGGAGATGTGCTGCGGGATTCATCCGTGGCTCCGCACAACAACTGCGTGGAGTACGACGGCGATGGGAGCATGGAGAATGGCCCAGCGGAGTCGGGGAAGTCGGCCGTCAAGCCGGCTCCACGGTCGCCGGACTGGATGAAGAGGTACAAGGAAGCAAATTCTTCTGAATGTTTTAACCCGTAATTCGTTTTCAACCTGCTGTTCTGTTCTGGTAATGGTGATGTTGTGTAAAATAATCAAAAATTCAGTGGTGCTCTCTGTGTCTATTACCACCAGAGCCAGTCAGCCAGAGGATTCATCCCATAAAAAAATGTAGGGGGAAAGGGGTTGAGCCAATTGAGTGGTGCGCCCCATGAATTGCTTCTGTATTAGACAGTACGGGATTGCTTTGTTTGTCTAGTGCCTGTGGTTTGTTTAGGATTCCCGCTACCACAAAGATTAGAAAAGATTTTGAATTAGTGCTACTGCATCGTTACGCATGAGGCATGACCAGCAGGCAAGTGTGGCGGTTTTGGGGAGGGAGGGATGCTTGTTGTCTGGCTTTGTTTCTGTCGCATATGTTCACCATCGATCCCATCTAGGGGCCAGAGGGATCGATGATTTCCCTGTGGATCCGATACGCATCTGTATTCTGTGGTGGCCGCGCGAGCTCATCCATGGTCCTTGACTCCCCCCGGCGGTGCGCCGTGTCTTTTTTCGTCGTGTGTGCAGGTTGCTGATCTTCCAGGAGGCGCCGCGCGGGAGCGCGGTTGGGAGCAGGGGAGGAGATGTGCTGCGGGATTCATCTGTGGCTCCACACAACAACTGCGTGGAGTACGACGGCGATGGGAGCATGGAGAATGGCCCAGCGTAGTCGGGGGAGTCTGCCGTCAAGCCGGCTCCACGGTCGCCGGACTGGATGAAGAGGTACAAGGAAGCAAATTCTTCTGAATGTTTTAACCCGTAATTCGTTTTCAACCTGCTGTTCTGTTCTGGTAATGGTGATGTTGTGTAAAATAACCAAAAATTCAGTGGTGCTCTCTGTGTCTATTACCACCAGAGCCAGTCAGCCAGAGGATTCATCCCATAAAAAACTGTAGGGGGAAAGGGGTTGAGCCAATTGAGTGGTGCGCCCCATGAATTGCTTCTGTATTAGACAGTACGGGATTgctttgtttgtctagtgcatgtGGTTTGTTTAGGATCCCCGCTACCACAGAGATTAGAAAAGATTTTGAATTAGTGCTACTGTATCGTTACGCATGAGGCATGACCAGCAGGCAAGTGTGGGCGGTTTTGGGGAGGGAGGGATGTTTGTTGTCTGGCTTTGTTTCTGTCGCATATGTTCACCATCGGCAGGCTGGTCCGCCGATGATTTTTTTCTTCTAGTTTTTTGCACGTAATGCTTGCAATCATTATTTCCGCATGGGCGTCTATGGGGTGGGGGAAATTCTGAAAACAATCAGGAACTGGTTTCACTGATGTTTGGTGTTTGATTTTTGTGGGTGTGTTGTTTTTCACGCAGAGTTCGTGCGGGCACTATTCCTACATAAAGAACACCCTGCCTGGGAAGGATGGGGGCCCTCAAAAAATCTAAAGGGGCTTTGCGGAGCGAGACAGAGAAGAGGTTGTCAAGCCATAGTTAGGCACCACATTTGACACGTTGACGGAAGCGTACGACTTCTACAATCTATACTCATGGGAACTTGGTTTCGGTATAACGTATGGCAAAAGCCGACTGAACCCAGGCAAGCAGAAGACAAATGCAAGAGATAGTGTGTGGTTGCTCGGTAAGGATGCAGAACTGAAATGAATTTAGACAAGAAATACAGGTGATAAAGAGCACACTGTCAGATACAGTCCACCGGTGATTTAAGTGGCACATCTTGAAGGCTAAAGAAAGTTTGGGGGTTCTGCACGGGAATAGAAAATGAATTTAGAGAGGAGTTTCATAAAGTCATAAACCATATGCTCACAGTGGACGAGATCGATCGAGGAAGCGTGGTCTCAGCTACTGGAGAAGTACGACCTGAAGGCACACTCGTACATGACGCAGATTTTTGAGATAAGAGAGAAGTGGGCGAAGTCATATTTCAAGGGAATTTTCTGTGTGAAGATGACAAGTACCTAGAGGAGTGAGAGTGTGAACCATATGCTGAAGAACTATGTGCCCTCCGGCTCTCCAATGCATAAGTTTGTTAGGCAGTACATGCTGTTGCAGTTTGATCGTCAATCAGATGAGAGTTATGAAGAGAAGAAAACTAAAATCGTAAGTGCAGCTTCATTGAGAAAGAAACGGTAGAGACATGAGAAGTGGAGCTAGGTGGTTTTCCTAGTAAAAATGACCGGTAATGGTTCAGAGTTTGGGTGAGAATGCGGGCTTTTTGAGCACATAGGTGTCTTGTCATATACTTCAGGTTCGTGCATGCCAGGCTCACACAAAACTTTGTTTCTTCAAGGCAGTTTCTGGATGTTGGTTAACTCTTTCGTGGTTGGCTTCATTTTCAGGTGATGGATTCCTTGGCATGACAAAGGTGTCGGATAAGCACATTGTGAGAAGGTGGACCAACGATGGTCGAGACATACTGCCAGAGCACTTGCATCACTACCAGTGCGATCAGCTTGGTGCCACGCCCCTGACATGTATGTGCAGGCATTAGAGTTGATCCGGTTGGGAGACGCCAGTGTGGAAGCTTAACACTGATGGGACTCTTCAATAAAGCTATGAAGGCGATGGCTCCTTTCGACCAGGCGAGGAATGGGCTGGGACAGGAGGATCGTGTCAGTGGCAAGAAGCAAGGCAATGTCGATGAAAAAGAAACCAAGGCTAGCGAGGATGAGTATGTCGTGCTGCCGGGGCATAGCAATCCTTTGGTTGGCCTGGGAGCGCCGTCGAAGAAGAAAAGTGCAGGGAGGCCGACAAACGCAAGAGGCCAGGCACCTTACGAAGGAATGAGTAAGAGTAGATTCTGTTGCATCTGCAAAATTCAAGGCCACAAACGAACAACTTGCCCACAGAGAGGAGACGTTCCCAAAGTTCAGAGGAAAGAAGCAAAACTGCAGCAAGTGTGGTGTCACTGGCCATCAGAAGAACACCATGCGACAGGCCAGCGGGAAAAGTTGTTCAGGGTGTACTGTTGTACTAGCAATTAGGACCAAAAGTGGTTGTAGAATGCACATGTCGTGCGTGTGATGTGAACGTTAATGGACTATTATCATGGTGATAGGATAACTAAATCTGTTACTTCTGTTGTGGTAAATACAAATTTTGAAATGCATAAGCAAGTAGGGGGGCAGCCAGTGCCACACGGTTGGTATGCGTGCGGTGGGAGAGTCAGTaagtttgaattttcaaaatttgaaTGTGAACAGGATGCCTGTGATGTGGCGGGTAATGGTTTGAATAGAAGCTGGAGGGGTCACGCGACGGCCAAGCAGACCAGGTGCTACAGGGCTTCGGTCCATGAGAAATGGATGACGGTCGAGACCGTAGTGGACTAAAGTGAGCCACCGCATTAATGGATAGTGGACAGGTGACAGGGGCACCGTTTGATAAATAATTCACCGCTGCAATATCACGCTAAATACAGCTGCACGCAGCAATCCAGAAGAGGACCAACGGCTTAGATAGTACTATCATATGCTAGTACGAGCCATTTCGAATTTTCGCTTCTTTATAGGATTGGATGGCGTATTACTTTCTTTTCACACAAGTTGAAAGACAGTACACTGAACTGCACAtgcttttttcttcttctgatGAAACATCTTtcaaatttccttcaaaaaaaTTGCACATGGGTGACTATTAGAGCTGTACAAAGGATGGAAAATATTTGACGGAAGAAATCTTACTGAAAGGCATCCACTTGGATGGCCAGTGAACATTGACAAGAACTAGTGTGGCGGAAATTTGCAGCTGCCCATAATATGTTAGCCTTCTCTCTTCTGAAGTTCTTCTCAACCGCGATATGAACCTCTTCTTGATCCATCTTTCTTGCTCCCTACATATACCATTAAAAATCAAGAATTAACATCAGATCTTGATTCTGCTTTTGCTATCTTGTTCAGCAGAACCTGAACCATGGAAGCCCCACCTCAAACAAGAAAAGGTGAAGATATCTGGAAGCATTCTAAAAGGCTTACGAAAGTACCTAATTGTGCTGCATCACTTTTCATCAACCCAGGGGCATCTTTTCCCTTTTGTGCCTTTGCTCTTCCTAGGAAGTGTCATCTCATAGAATGCCTAAAGGAGAGGCTCTGATAGTGGTTTTAAATAGTGGCCTTGGATTTGGTCTTCCTCTGACTGTATCCAGCAGCAGTCAGCACACTATCAGGTCACTCTCTTGCTTTGGGTCCCAAGTTTGTTTACCCATTGAGCAGCCGTTCCAATTTAGAAATGACCATGCTgataataatttgtttttttattgGCAGGAAAACTTGTCTGATTCGGGTGAAATTTCCGTGAAATTTCCACTACTTCCAAGGAACTGTTGTACATGCCTGCCCCTCATTGACTGACTTTTGATGCGTAGCAACGAAGTCGTCTAATTAGATGGTGATCATCCCATCTCCCTGGCCAGCAATGCCCCTCAAAGGGTTGCTTTCAAGATGCGTAAATGTCGTCCAGCACATATAGTTTTGATATGATTAGACGTACGCAATAATGCTCGTTCTCTGGAGGTGGCTTCACACAATTCTTGTTCTCAAGTTGTCTATATAGTAATGTACATCAAGGAATCTCCTGTTTTTTAAAGCATCTGTTGACCAGCACATACCTGCATTATACGTTTAACTACAatagtctccgcggatgtcagccgtgtagtttaaactttcaaatctgacctgacggccaggggcgtagctttcgatctgctccagacggccaagtgaattggcccgcagtgcgaagctgccgaagacgaagatctgtccggggaggaaggtctcaccctagactgcgtcgctattgatgattgtaggagccatcgagcctaacggcgacgacatagaggaactctcaatgaaagcaccaatgtcggtgtcaaaaccggcggatctcgttagggggtcccgaactgtgcgtctaggccggatggtaacaggaggcaagggacacgaagttttacccaggttcgagccctctcgatggaggtaaaaccctacgtcctgcttgattaatattgatgatatgggtagtacaagagtagatctaccacgagatcagagaggctaaaccctagaagctagcctatggtatgattgttgttgtctatgttgtcctacggactaaaaccctccggtttatataggcaccagagagggttagggttacacagagtcggttacaatggtaggagatctgaatatccgtatcgccaagcttgccttccacgccaaggaaagtcccttccggacaggggatgaagtcttcaatcttgtatcttcatagtccaggagtctggctgaaggtatagtccggctatccggacaccccctaatacaggactccctcaaagatcttttttggaacaaacgcaatccaggagacttggagtggaagtcagagatgcaacaaggtggccacgaggcaggagggcgcgcccccaccctcgtgggcccctcatagctccaccgacgtacttctttcgtctatatataCTCTTCTACCCTAAAagcatccaggggagccacgaaaccacttttccaccccttcaaccttctgtacccatgagatcccatctagggaccatttttggcaatctgccggagggggatacgATCAccgagggcttccacatcaacaccatagcctctccgatgatgtgtgagttgtttaccacagaccttcgggtccatagttattagctagatggcttcttctctctctttggttctcaatacaaagttctcctcgatgttcttggagatctattcgatgtaatactttttgcggtgtgtttgccgagatccgatgaattgtggatttatcatcaagtttatctatgaacaatatttggttcttctctaaattcttatatgcattatttgatatctttgcaagtctcttcgaattatcggtttagtttggcctactagattgatctttcttgcaatgggagaagtgcttggctttgggttcaatcttgtggtgtcctttcccagtgacagtaggggcagcaaggcatgtattgtattgttgccatcgaggataaaaagatgaggtttatatcatattgcttgagtttatgtgatagctattttgttgaattttcttatgatcccacatgtaattattatgagagaggaaaatatgattgtagaaattttcatgttactaaattacctctcgttatgttgagattgctattgtttctttccgcttccttgcatatgctagttttttcttgctatgataatttgtttgtctATAAGatgtctatgcataggaagtatgttagacttagatgtgtttgtcacatgcttcatgatgctctctttgtgcttcaattcttgtctttcatgtgagcatcatcgaaattgtcaatgcctagctaggggcgttaaatgatagcgcttgttgggagtcaacccaattttatttttgttccttactttttgttcctgtttagtaataaataaatcatctatcctctgttatgagtgggttttttatgttttaattagtgtttgtgccaagtaaagcctttaggatcttcttgggtgattgttgtttgatcttgctgataaaaacagaaagtatgcgctcacaagaataattttcattttctactagagagcgataaaataccaattccaactgaagtagatcaatatgaaaattatttaggtcttcctaatttttaagaatttttgaagtcacagaagtattcgaactatccagattgctacagactattctgtttttgacagattctgtttttcgtgtgttgtttgcttattttgatgaatctatggctagtatcgggggttttgaaccatagagaagttgaaatacagtaggtttaacaccaatataaataaagaatgagttcattacagtatatttaagtggtggttttctttcttatactaacggagctcatgagattttctggtgagttttgtgttgtgaagttttcaagttttgggtagatatttgatggattttggaacaaggagtggaaagagcctaagcttggagattcccaaggaaccccaaggtaaaattcaaggacaaccaaaagcctaagcttggggatgccccagaaggcatcccctctttcgtcttcgtctatcggtaagtttacttgaggctatatttttattcaccatatgatatgtgttttgcttggagcgtcttgtatgatttgagtctttgctttttagtttactacaatcatccttgctgtacacaccttttgggagagacacacgtgaatcagaatttattagaatactctatgtgcttcgcttatatcttttgagctagataattttgctctagtgcttcacttatatctttttgtagcacggtggtggttttactttatagaaatcaatgatctctcatgcttcacttatattattttgagagtcttttagaaaagcatggtaatttgccttggttataaaattagtcctaacatgatgggcatccaagatgggtataataaaaactttcatatagagtgcattaaaaaactatgagaaatttgatacttgaaaattgttttgagatataaagatggtgatattagattcgtgctagttgagtaattgttaaattgaaaaatacttgtgttggggtttggaagtcccgtagcatgcacgtatggtaaccgtcgtgtgacaaatttgaagcatgaggtgttctttgattgccttccttatgagtggcggtcggggacgagcgacggtcttttcctaccaatctatccccctaggagcatgcgcgtagtgcttggttttgatgaattGCAGATTTTTgccataagtatgtgagttctttctgactactgttgagtccatggattatacgcactctcacccttccaccattgctagcctctcttgtgtcgcgcatatttcgccggtatcataaacccatcatttaccttcctgaAAACAACACCATACccacatattatggcatttccatagccattccgagctatattgccatgcaactttccaccgttccgtttattatgacacgcttcatcatagtaatattgctttgcatgatcatgtagttgacatcgtacttgtggcaaagccaccgctcataattttttatacatgtcactcttgaatcattgcacatcctgctacaccgccggaggcattcatatagattcatattttgttctagtatcgagttgtaatttttgagttgtaaataaatagaagtttgatgttcatcattattagagcattatcccgtgtgaggaaataaaaaaagagaaaggccaaataaaaaaaggcccaaaaaatgagagaaaaaagagagaagggacaatgtaacttcaaagtagaaccatggtctttatgatagagagtctcttattttgtcactttcatatactagtgggaattttcattacagaacttggctggtatattccaacaacgggcttcctcaaaatgccctaggtcttcgtgagcaagaaagttggatgcacacccacttagtttcttttgttgaactttcatacatttatagctctagtgcatccgttgcatcgcaatccctactcctcgcattgacattaattgatgggaatctccatagccgcccgttgattagtcgcatcgatgtgagaatttctccttttttgtgttctccatacaacctccatcatcatattctgttccacctatagtgctatgtccatggctcgcgctcatgtattgcgtgaaagttgaaaaagtttgagaatactaaagtatgaaacaattgcttggcttgtcatcggggttgtgcatgatgggagcattttgtgtgacgaaaatgaagcatcgccaaactatatgattttgtagggatgagctttctttgccTATGTTATTTTGAgcagacataattgcttggttagtatacttgaagtattattatttttatgtcaatattaaacttttgtcttgaatcttttgaatctgaatattcatgccacaataaataaaattacattgaaaattatgttaggaagcattccacatcaaaaattctgtttttatcatttacctactcgaggacgagcaggaattaagcttggggatgctgatatgtctccaacgtatctataatttttgattgttccatg encodes the following:
- the LOC123106189 gene encoding uncharacterized protein; protein product: MENGPAESGESAVKPAPRSPDWMKRLLIFQEAPRGSAVGSRGGDVLRDSSVAPHNNCVEYDGDGSMENGPAESGESAIKPAPRSPDWMKRLLIFQEAPRGSAVGSRGGDVLRDSSVAPHNNCVEYDGDGSMENGPAESGKSAVKPAPRSPDWMKRLLIFQEAPRGSAVGSRGGDVLRDSSVAPHNNCVEYDGDGSMENGPA